AATAAAGGCCGATTCACCCGGTCGCAGAACCAGACGTTGCTCGCCTTTGCTCAGTACAGCTTCACCTTCTATGCAGAACAAAATGGCCGCACTTTGCTGGCTGATATCTGCGCCACTGGTAGTAAGCTCATGCAGGGAGAACGCAAAATCGTCAACCGGGATCGGGAAGTCCAGTTCGCCATCAGACTTAACCGGCGTGTTCAGTAACTGGTTTGCTGGCTTGGCGACAAACTGTACGTTGGCGACCAGTTCCGGGATATCAATATATTTTGGCGTCAGTCCGGCACGCAGCACGTTGTCCGAGTTAGCCATCACCTCAAGCGCCACACCTTGCAGGTAAGCATGCGGGGTTTCGGCAAATAAGAACATAGCTTCGCCTGGATTGAGTTTCACCACATTGAGCAGCAGCGGGGAGAAGAGCCCACTGTCGTTCGGGTAGACGTCGGCGATCAGACGGATGGTTTGCCAGGGTTCACCCTGCTGGCTGTTCAGCGCTGATTTCAGGATCGCCAACGCATGGGATTTCTCCTCAGCCTGCATATTCAGCAAGCTGGCGAAAAGATAGCTCAGACGTTCTGCACTCGGCTCTTCCAGGAAATGCGCAATAGCCGGATGTGCGGCGGAGACGGGTTGTAACAATGCAACAATGTCAGAGAACTCGCGGAATGCGTTCATCGCCAGGAAAGGCGTCAAAGCAAAAACCAGTTCCGGTTTGTGGTTAGGATCTTTGTAGTTGCGCTCAGCCGCATCCATCGGGATCCCTGCGGCGTTTTCTTTGGCAAATCCAATTTCAGAGTTGTGCTTGTTAGGATGAACCTGAATCGAAAGCGGTTGTGCAGCGCAGAGCACTTTAAACAGGAAGGGCAGCTCACCAAAACGCTGCGCAACGGCATCGCCCAGCAGGGCGGATTTATCGTGCTCGATAACGTCGCGCAGAGCAACCGTCTGGCCGTCAGCGCCCAGAACCTGCGAACTGCTTTTCGGATGCGCACCCATCCACAGCTCAGCCATCGGTTGCTGAGTGGGGTTGGCAATGCCATAGAGTTCCGTTAACGCCGTTTTACTTCCCCAGGCGTAGTTTTGCACTGAGTTGATGAGTTTTTGCATTATCAAGCCCTGTTTCAATGTTGAATTTTCTACGGCTATTAAACCAAGAAACCCTGAGGGAAGTAACCTGCACATGTAAAAAGTCGTACTTGTCTCAGTTTTTGTTAAAAAAATGTGTAGGATATGGAGACTCGCTTTTAATACCCTGAGTGATTCCGGTTGCAGAAAGCCCTTCCTTCTACAACCGGATCTGCGGCAGGGAAGCAGGGCAACGGAACATCTGCCCAGAGAATAACCAGACCGAGCAGTAAGTGAGAGCACAATGTCAAACAAACCCTTTCATTATCAGCATCCTTTCCCCCTCAAAAAGGATGATACCGAATACTATCTGCTGACCAGCGACTATGTCTCTGTTGCCGAATTTGAAGGGCAGGAGATTGTTAAAGTCGCGCCACAAGCTTTAACCCTGTTGGCTCGTCAGGCCTTTCATGATGCGTCGTTTATGCTGCGTCCCGCACATCAACAGCAGGTAGCCGATATTCTGCGCGACCCAGAGGCCAGCGAAAACGACAAGTATGTGGCCCTGCAATTTCTGCGTAACTCTGACATCGCGGCAAAAGGCATTTTGCCGACCTGTCAGGACACCGGAACCGCGATTATCGTGGGTAAAAAAGGTCAGCGTGTCTGGACCGGTGGTGGCGATGAGGAGGCGCTGGCTCGAGGCGTCTATAACACCTACATCGAAGACAACCTGCGCTATTCACAAAACGCAGCGCTGGATATGTATAAAGAGGTGAACACCGGCACCAACCTGCCAGCACAGATTGATTTGTATACCGTCGACGGCGATGAATACAAATTCCTGTGTATTGCCAAAGGTGGCGGTTCGGCGAACAAAACCTATCTGTACCAGGAAACCAAAGCGCTGCTCACGCCGGGCAAATTAAAAAATTACCTGGTTGAAAAGATGCGTACGCTGGGTACTGCGGCTTGTCCGCCGTATCACATTGCGTTTGTGATCGGCGGAACGTCAGCGGAAGCTACGCTGAAAACGGTGAAACTGGCTTCGGCTAAATACTACGATGAGCTGCCGACCGAAGGTAACGAACATGGGCAGGCATTCCGTGATGTGGAGCTGGAAAAAGAGCTGCTGATTGAAGCGCAGAATTTGGGGCTGGGCGCGCAGTTTGGCGGGAAGTACTTCGCGCATGATATCCGCGTGATCCGCCTGCCGCGTCACGGCGCGTCGTGTCCGGTTGGTATGGGCGTCTCTTGTTCTGCTGACCGTAATATCAAAGCCAAAATCAACCGTGAAGGTATCTGGATCGAAAAACTGGAACATAATCCAGGTAAGTACATTCCAGAAGAGTTGCGTCAGGCGGGAGAGGGCGAAGCGGTGCGCGTTGATCTCAATCGTCCGATGAAAGAGATCCTGGCCCAGCTGTCGCAGTATCCGGTCTCTACGCGTTTGTCACTCAACGGTACAATTATTGTTGGCCGTGATATTGCGCATGCGAAACTGAAAGAACGTCTGGATAACGGTGAAAGTTTGCCGCAGTATGTTAAAGATCACCCGATCTATTACGCCGGTCCGGCAAAAACGCCGGAAGGCTACGCCTCTGGTTCGCTTGGCCCAACCACGGCCGGACGTATGGACTCGTATGTTGACCAGCTTCAGGCCGCTGGTGGGAGCATGATTATGCTGGCGAAAGGCAACCGTAGCCAGCAGGTGACCGATGCTTGCCATAAACATGGCGGCTTCTATTTAGGCAGTATTGGCGGCCCTGCCGCGGTGCTGGCCCAGGGCAGTATCAAGAGTCTGGAGTGCGTGGAATACCCGGAACTCGGGATGGAAGCCATCTGGAAAATTGAAGTGGAAGATTTCCCGGCGTTTATCCTGGTGGATGACAAAGGCAATGATTTCTTCCAGCAAATTCAGACGTCGCAGTGCGCACGCTGCGTTAAGTAACGTCAACCGCCCTTCGGGGCGGTTTTTTTTACCGCACGAACCACCAAACGACAGTTTTATCCTCGTTAATACTCATAAGACCAACGCAAGTGGGCAATGTCGAAACATAACCTAATCAATTGTTAATGTAAGGAGCAGGTAATGGTAACGGTACGCCGCGAGAATGATTCAATGGGGGCGATTGATGTTCCTGCCGATAAGCTTTGGGGTGCGCAAACCCAACGTTCACTGGAGCATTTTCGTATCTCTACGGAGAAAATGCCGGTCTCGTTGATCCATGCGCTGGCGCTGACGAAACGCGCCGCAGCAAAGGTTAACCAGGATCTTGGGCTGCTGGCGGAGGATAAAGCCAGGGCTATTATGCAGGCTGCAGATGAGGTGTTGGCAGATAAACACCGCGATGAGTTCCCGCTGGCCATCTGGCAAACTGGGTCCGGCACGCAAAGCAATATGAACATGAACGAGGTGTTGGCAAACCGGGCCAGCGAGTTGCTGGGCGGCGTGCGGGGGATGGAGCGAAAAGTACATCCCAACGATGATGTCAATAAAAGCCAAAGCTCGAACGATGTCTTCCCGACTGCAATGCACGTTGCCGCACTGCTGGCGCTGCGTAAATCACTGATCCCTCAATTAAATGTGCTGACCAAAACGCTCAGTGATAAGTCCCACGCTTTCGCCGATATCGTTAAAATTGGTCGTACACATCTGCAAGATGCAACTCCACTTACGCTTGGCCAGGAGATTTCCGGCTGGGTAGCAATGCTAGAACATAACCTCAGACACATTGAAAACAGCTTACCGCACGTGGCAGAGCTGGCGTTGGGGGGAACCGCAGTAGGTACCGGACTGAACACTCATCCCGAATACGCCCGCCGGGTTGCGGATGAACTGCGGGTCATCACCTGTGCGCCGTTCGTTACCGCACCGAATAAATTTGAAGCGCTCGCCACCTGCGATGCCCTGGTTCATGCTCACGGCGCGCTAAAAGGACTGGCAGCGTCGCTGATGAAAATCGCCAACGATGTACGCTGGCTGGCATCCGGTCCCCGGTGTGGTATTGGCGAAATTTCAATTCCGGAAAACGAACCGGGCAGCTCGATCATGCCGGGCAAGGTCAATCCAACCCAGTGTGAAGCGCTGACTATGCTTTGCTGCCAGGTGATGGGCAACGATGTCGCCATCAACATGGGCGGGGCGTCAGGTAACTTTGAGCTCAACGTTTATCGACCAATGGTCATCCACAACTTCCTGCAATCGGTACGCCTGCTGGCGGACGGTATGGAAAGCTTCAATGAACATTGCGCGACGGGGATTGAGCCTAATCGTGAACGAATCGATCAACTGCTCAACGAGTCGCTAATGCTGGTGACCGCGCTCAATACCCATATCGGTTACGATAAAGCGGCTGAAATTGCCAAAAAAGCTCATAAAGAAGGGTTGACCTTAAAAGCCTCCGCTCTGGCGCTGGGATATCTAACCGAAGCGGAGTTCGACAGCTGGGTACGCCCGGAGCTGATGGTTGGCAGCATGCGGCCAGGCAGTTAATCCGCAACGTACAGGTGCAGCCGGGGAATAATCAATCTCAACGGCTGCGCCTGAGGTTTAAAACGATGCTGAACGTTTTCGGCATCATAATTCAGTAGCTCACCGATATCCGGTACGGTCATACCGTTGTCGTTATTAAGCAAAGCAATCAGCGGCGTCGGGCAGGCATATTGCACCTGTTTTTGCTCTCCTTTGTACCAGACACGGGCTATAGGCTGCACTTTTACCGGCCTTTTGATCTTCAGGCGGGCCTGCTGCGGTAAGGCGGCGATATCCTGATATTCGCGTTCAAGCTTCGCCTGCCATTCTTCACGTGTCCAGGGATGTACGCTGCGCGGTGACGTCAGGCTTTTTTCCAGTTGCTGCAGTACTTCATCGCGTTTCAGGTTTTTAATGATGTGCTTATTAGCCCAGCCAAATCGTAGGGTGGCAGGATCGCGGACTACGGTTAGCGTGCGATAGGCATTCAGAGTAATCAGCCCTGGCAGATGACGATGCACCCATTCGAAACGTGCTGCCGGCGCCAGCCCTGATTCCACTGTAACAATGCGCTCGAAGGTGGTTTTCAACTGGTTTATACGTTGGATTTGTTCTTCCAGAGTACATTGCGCCGCGTTATCAACCTGATAGCACAATACACCTGGTAGGCGGACGGCTGCTTTGCTGCTGCGGTTTTCGGACTGCTGCTGAATAAACAGGTGACGGTAATGGAGCAGTGCCAGCGCTTCAGCCTCTTTGCCTAAATGCTGCTTAACATTAATGCTCTGCAGAGGGGCATGCTCTGCCTCTTTAACCACTTCCGGTAACGAGAATACGCGCGCAATCAGCAGCGTCTGCTGCAACAGGTTTTCGTTCAAAAGTGCCAGTTCTTGTTCCATCTGGCGAAAGGTGCCGTTCAGGCGGTCAACAATATCGTAACGGGCCATAAGTTTACCATTTTAGTTACAACATACTTTTTTATAGCACAACCTCCACCGCCTGACCACCGAGCTGAAGAGGTCAGGCAGCTGAAATTTCGGGAATGTTATGCCAGACGGGCCAACGGAAAGTAAATCGGGCGCCGCCAAGTTCACTTTCATCACAGACGACCGTCCCCCCCATAGCCAAAGCAATTGAGTGGACGATGGCTAACCCAAGCCCACAACCCCCGGTTGCCCGGTCACGGCTGGGGTCAAGGCGTACAAACGGTTCAAAAACCTGTTCGCGAGCGTCTGGTGCAATACCGGGACCGTCGTCTTCCACTACCAGCGTGGCTTGATTGCCGTTCAGCAGCAGACTGGCTTGCACTGTAGACTGGCAATAGCGCAGGGCATTGTTCAGCAAATTATCCAGGACCCGCTCCATCAGGCGCATATCCAACGCGCCGTAGTCGCCAGTTTCGAGATGACGTAAGTGCACCGTACGGCCAGGATTCACGCTTTGCACATCCTCCAGATGGGTTGTCAACCAAACAGGCAGGTCAGGTACACTGAGCTTCAGTTCATTTTGCGGGCGATCCAGGCGGGCGTAGGTCAGTAACTCTTCGATCAACGCTTCCAGTTGGCCGATATCACGATTAAGCGCCTGAGATTCCTGCCCGGTGAGGTTATCACTCATTTCCAGCCGGTAACGTAAACGTACCAGCGGAGTACGAAGCTCATGGGCAATACCATCGATGAGCTGTTTTTTACTGGCGATCAGCGCATTGATATTGTCGGCCATTTGGTTAAACGCTACGCCCAGGCGCTCAAAGCTGGAACCGTTGTCAAAATGAAGGCGTTCACTCAGATGTCCTTCACCAAAACGTTGTGCGGCGGATTCGAGTCTTAGCATTTCTTGCCAGTGTGGACGCATCCAGATCAGTACCGGGAAGGCCAGTGAGATAGCAATAAACGCCATCAGCGCGATGTCCAGCAGGCGCATTTGATGAAGAAAATAAAGGTAAGGAACCGGGCCGACGGCCAACACATAATGGCTGCGAGGAATGCGTTGAATAAAGGTGTATTGATCGTCAAGAGCCACAATATCGCCTTCGCGCAAACGCTGCATGGTTGGGGCATCCAGTGTGTACTTATTCAGCGGTTCAACACGCAGGTCAAATGAGAGGTTTAAGTCCATCTCCTTCAGCGTCTTACCCCAATCGCGTGGCGGGATTTCGCGTAGTTCACTGCGCATCAGGTACAACGAGCTTTTCATCAAATCGTCGAGCGACTGTCTGCCTGCGCGTTCTGCGGTGAATTTGTATACCAGGCCGACCAACAGGGTCATCACCAAAAAGCAGACAAACAGCAGGAGGTAAAACTGCACAAACAGTTTCTTCATAAAAATCACCGAACGCTCAATAAGTTAGCGAGTTCTCGTGTCCCTCAGGGGAAAAGGGGCACAGCAGTATCCGCCGATGCGTCGGATCAGAAAGGTTATCTGATCACCATCTGGCGTGTTTATCCAGGCAGAGTACACTGTATAACTCTTTTCTGCATTCTTATGGCCCCTACGGGGGCGAAATGACCTTTCGCTTGATAACGCATTGCTTTGTACGCGGCAAGTTAATCAAAATCGGGATGGGGTTGTTCTGGCGTATGTTACGACCGCACCTAAAAGGTTACTTCGTTTCTCAACGTAGATTGTGTTGTTATATTCGTAGTTACCTTCGGGATAGCAAATTCTGATGTTAGTCCCGAGATCCGGATCGTCAACATCAGCCCCCGAACAGCTTTTAGAACTTCCTGTAGAGTAGGTGTATGGAGCGGTATAGGACGAGGGGACACCTGGAATGAACCAGGTTATCGCCATAACTGTGATCACTGAAAACAGCACCATGACAATGCTGATGCTACCAAATAATTTCAGATAAGTTTGGAAGGGACTTTTTTTCATTATCCCATTACCTACCAGAAATAAGGTAATTAAAAATGACACTGCCAGAGAAATAAGTATGAGGTATTTGGATGTGAGCGGGTAGAGAAAAGTCGCTCTGTATATCGTTACCTTCCACCAGTAAAAAAGAAAAATTGCGCCGAGAGATAATACGGTGACAAAAAACAAATATGGATATGAGTATTTTCTCATCCCTGCGACTCCAGAACAATTTTTCCATTTGGGTTTAATAAATTATCATTTGTTCAGAATAATGAAAACGGTTCTCTTGTTTGAATTGTTAGGTACGCCGCAGACCAGAGAATTTCCGCTATTTCTGGGGATGTAGGCATAATAATAAAAGGGGTATTCTCACCCGTGGCAGGGATGACTGACCTTGCGTATAATGCGTGACGAAACTTCCTGAAAAGTGCCGTGACTGAAAATATGAATCTCAATCGCTGTTGTTATTTGCTACTCATTTTTGCAGCGATCGGCTGCATTTTCACCGCTCACCCTCTTGTCATATGGTTTCTACTCGCCAACATACTGACGTTGCTGTTATACGGCGTGGACAAAATGGCGGCACGCAAGGACTGGCGTAGAGTGCCGGAATCCACATTGCTGGTGTTTGGCGTTGTGGGCGGATGGGGTGGCGCGATAGCGGGTCAACAAATCTTTCGCCATAAAACACAAAAGCAGCCTTTCAAAACCTACTTCATTATCAGTGTGATAGTGAGTATTTCTGTGATGGGCGTGGTTTATCAGTTCTATCCATTTTTACCTTCCTGAGTCTGGTTGGTGAATAAACTGCCGGTTTATCTGAGGCAGGAAATATACTTTTCACCTGAACGCCGCACAATTTCATCGGCATTTTGCGTAATATCTTTTCCTGCAAATGCGCCGTAAAGTTGCTTAAATTTCACTGTACTCAGTCTCTGGGTAATGTTGCTGACCGTTGCAGCTGGCAACGGTAGCATATTAGGGTAGCTCCACATAAAGGAGACGGCATGCGCACCTGGCGTAACCTGGACGATGTCGCCGGAAAGCACCACGCCTTCGTCACGCGCCCAGTGCAGGACGCAGCCTCCAGCAAAGTGTCCGCCGAGACGTATCACCGTGACGTCACGGGTTAACTCGATGGTATCGCCATCCCAGAATCTAATCCACGGGCTGTCGCGCATTACCCACCTTCTGTCGCTGGCATGAAGGTAAATCGGCGCGTTAAATTCTGCAGCCCAGTCCTGCATGGTGGTGTAGTAATGAGGATGCGATATCGCGATAGCCTTAAGCCCGCCAAGGGACGTTATTAGCGTTTTTGTGGCATCGTCGAGCGAGGCAATGCAGTCCCATAAAATATTGCCTTCAGAGGTACGCAGAATAAACGCGCGCTGATCAATTGCAAAATCAGGAACGGTGCGGATGCTGAGGAGAGTACTATCGTGTTGCTTCCACTTATTTGTATGCGATGCACACAGGGCGGTAAAATCGACCCATTCCTGTCCGCTCGCAGGGACATACTGGCGTTCATCCTGGCAGATATCGCACTGTTCCGGATGGGCGCCAGTTACCTCATAGGATGTTCCACAGGTTTTGCATAACGTGATCATCGTGTCCTCCTTATTTACCGAACACAGTCAGCATGGCACACAGATACACAAGGATGTGCCTGTTAGTGCTCTGCCCGATAAGTCAGTGATGAGGGAAGTGGGAGGTTGTAGCTCAACCAAAAGAAAACAGGAATAATGCCGACACGGATCCTTTTGGTTACCATTTTCCAGAGAAAAATGAGGATATTGTTTGGAAAGTCGCCTGTTCAACACCTGGCTCAACCGTTGGGGACTCACTCCAGATGGTGAACCGGTTGAAACACACACATCACAGCTTTTGCTTGTAGTGGTCATCAGGGACGGTCAGAAAGCCATACTTAAAATCACTGACGATGACAGTGAACGGATCGGTTATGAACTCATGGTCTGGTGGAACGGAAATGGCGCAGCGAAAGTACTTGCTCATGCAGCAGGGGCGATTCTGCTGGAACGTGCGACAGGGACAGGGTCTTTAGCGGACATGTCCTGGACTGGTAACGATGCGCAGGCTTGTCGCATTATTTGCCATGCTGCCAGTAGACTCCATTTCTCCCGGAATGCGTCTACGCCAGCGTTAACACCTCTGCACCATTGGTTTTGCGATCTGGCTCCTGCCGCGAAAAAGCATGGCGGTATCCTGACGCGTTGTGCAGCGGTGGCAAATGTACTGCTATCTTCACCCCATGATGAAGTCGTATTACACGGTGACCTACACCACGGCAATATTCTTGATTTCGGAACAAGAGGATGGCTGGCTATCGATCCCAAAGGGCTGCTAGGCGAGCGTGGCTTTGATTACGCCAATATTTTTACTAACCCTGATCTTGCCGAACCCACCAGACCTGTTGCCATTGAGCCGGAAACATTCACACAACGAGTCAACATTGTGTCTGAAATCGCAAGAATTGAACGGCAACGTTTGCTGATGTGGATTGTTGCCTGGTGTGGGTTGTCGTCCGTCTGGTTTCTGCAAGAGGGGACAGCGCAACGGTACCTCTGCGTATCGCGGAGCTAGCGATGGCGGAACTTGCTTCAGGTGATAATCAACTTTGATCTACGACACTGGGTTAGTAATTCTTAAGAGTTATCATTAGCCTGATCAACGTTATATTAATTAATCAGTGAGTGGTGGTGTGTTGTTTAGCTCAAATTTAATTGGCGGGAAACAATGAACGCATTGTTTTCATTATTTAAAAAACGCCCGAATATTCTTTTGTTGATGGTCTTACTCATCGGGGCAAACATCGTGGCGTGGCTGTGGGCTTTCACCGCGTTTAGTAACAACACGTCATTGCTTGCACTGAGTCTGATTGCGTGGTGCTACGGTTTGCGCCATGCTGTCGATGCCGATCATATCGCCGCGATAGACAGCGCTACACGTAAACTCATGCAGCAGAAAAAACGCGCCCTGACGACGGGAGCCTGGTTTTCTTTGGGGCACTCCACCATTGTGGTACTGGCAAGCATTGGCATTGCACTGACCACCAGCGTGTTTAAGCAACATATGGCATGGTTTCAGAATGTCGGCGGTCTGATAGGAACTACGGTTTCTGCCGTGTTTTTGCTGATTCTGGCTACCATTAATCTCATTATTTTCTGCCAGGTCTGGAAGGCATTCCGCCATCTTAAACGCACCGGTACTTACGATGGCACCACGGAAGACATTACAGTTTCAGGTCCTCTGAACTGGCTTTTCCGCTCAGCGTTTCGGTTGGTAGGCAAAGACTGGCATATGTATTTTGTCGGTTTTCTTTTTGGTCTGGGTTTTGATACCGCCACTGAAATTTCTTTGCTGGGAATTTCTGCTTCAAGCGCGTCCAGTGGCATGTCGGTTTGGTCAATTCTCGTGTTCCCGGCGCTGTTTACCTGCGGTATGGCGTTAATTGATTGTCTCGACAGTATTCTGATGGTTGAGGCCTACGGATGGGCGTTCAATAAGCCGCAACGCAAGCTCTATTACAATATGACCATTACCGGGACTTCCGTGATTGTAGCGCTATTTATTGGCGGACTGGAGGCGCTGGGGCTTCTCTCTGACGCGTTTTCGCTCCAGGGTGGTTTGTGGGATACCGTCAGCAATTTAAGTGACCATATGGGGAATGTCGGTTTTGCGATTATTGGCGTCTTTATCGGCTGCTGGATTATCTCTGCCGTAAATTACCGTTGGAAAAAATACGACGGGCTGACGTTTAGTTGACACAAAAGAAAGCCTTCCAGCAACAGGAAGGCTTTGATCTTTTTAGGGCTGACTAATTCGCGTTCACGGGTTGTGGTTTTTCAGCACTCTTTTTCAGGAGCCTGTTAGCCAGCACGCCAGACATCATCGAACCGTTCACGTTTAATGCCGTTCTGGCCATATCGACGACAGGCTCGATAGCAATGAAAATCCCCACCAGCGCGACCGGGAAGTTCAGTGTTGAAAGGACGATCAGCGCAGCAAATGTTCCGCCACCGCCTACACCCGCCACCCCAATAGAACCCAGCGCAATCGCAGGTAGCATAGCGAGCAAAAAATGTACTGATAGCGGATCAATCCCAATTGTTGGAGCAATCATCGCCACCATAATAGCCGGATAGATCCCGGCACAGCCATTTTGACCCATGCTGGAGCCGAATGAAGCCGCAATATTGGCAATGGTGTTTTGCACGCCAAATTTTTCTTGTGCGGAAATAGCTAGTGGAATAGATGCTGCACTGCTGCGTGAAACAAATGCAAAGGTTAAAACTGGCCAGACAGTTTTAAAATAGTGAACGGGATTATTACCGCTCAGAACCAGTATCAGTGCGTGGACGATAAACATCATCAGAATCGCAAGGTAACAGGCAGCAATAAAGCCTAACAGACTGGCAAATTGTTCAAATCGATACGCGGAAAATACGCCAGCCATTAATGCCATCACACCATAAGGGGTGAGAGCAATAACGATACGCACCATTTTCATCACCCAAATCTGGATAGCGTTAATGCCAGCACTTAATTTTTCACCTTCTTGCGGGGCGTCCTGTTTGACCTTTAATAATGCCACGCCGGCAAGTAGGGTGAAGATAACAATGCCAATGACGGAAACGCTTCTTGCCCCTGTTAGATCGAGGAAGATATTCGTGGGGATCAGAGATGTAACCAGTTTAGGCAGTGAAATGGCGGCTGTTTTATTTACATCGTCTGCCGTCAGCGTGGACTGCATATGAACAAACGCACTGGCGTCCAGGCCTAATACATG
This window of the Citrobacter freundii ATCC 8090 = MTCC 1658 = NBRC 12681 genome carries:
- a CDS encoding L-cystine transporter yields the protein MFVSLAYIAFFLVCSWAIFRINQKSHSLSKSVFIAIFTGAVIGLSLHLIAADERKTVIDWYNVIGNGYVNLLKLVAVPLIFISILSAINKLENSAGIGKMSLTIVGCMLCLVMVAGFIGLLTAHVLGLDASAFVHMQSTLTADDVNKTAAISLPKLVTSLIPTNIFLDLTGARSVSVIGIVIFTLLAGVALLKVKQDAPQEGEKLSAGINAIQIWVMKMVRIVIALTPYGVMALMAGVFSAYRFEQFASLLGFIAACYLAILMMFIVHALILVLSGNNPVHYFKTVWPVLTFAFVSRSSAASIPLAISAQEKFGVQNTIANIAASFGSSMGQNGCAGIYPAIMVAMIAPTIGIDPLSVHFLLAMLPAIALGSIGVAGVGGGGTFAALIVLSTLNFPVALVGIFIAIEPVVDMARTALNVNGSMMSGVLANRLLKKSAEKPQPVNAN